A genomic region of Miscanthus floridulus cultivar M001 chromosome 3, ASM1932011v1, whole genome shotgun sequence contains the following coding sequences:
- the LOC136541563 gene encoding uncharacterized protein, translating to MDSLVKAKISVSENRISEETQRELLGSLCNVTSLELIHFEAEVMLNDNSEFPIFHNLRTLDLHSCFLNEYELTGKLEALASFLQNAPCLEKLSLHYCMFYSFPDSEWEIERKNITLPHHDGKILRCQKLKLIEVIYDYDHDHQLIELVWSLGRSLPDANIKLNKIVP from the exons ATGGATTCCCTTGTCAAAGCAAAGATTTCTGTCTCAGAAAATAGAATATCTGAGGAGACCCAGCGCGAGCTTCTTGGTAGCCTGTGCAATGTGACAAGTTTAGAGTTGATTCATTTTGAAGCAGAG GTGATGCTGAATGATAACTCTGAATTTCCAATATTTCATAATCTGCGAACCTTGGACCTTCATTCCTGTTTTCTTAATGAATATGAACTGACCGGCAAATTGGAGGCTTTAGCGAGCTTTCTTCAGAATGCACCTTGTTTGGAGAAGCTTAGTTTGCACTACTGCATG TTCTACTCATTTCCTGATTCGGAGTGGGAGATAGAAAGGAAAAACATCACCCTACCCCATCATGATGGAAAGATTCTCCGTTGTCAAAAGCTGAAGCTGATAGAAGTCATCTATGATTATGATCATGATCACCAACTAATTGAACTAGTGTGGAGTCTTGGAAGGAGCTTACCAGATGCCAATATCAAACTTAACAAAATCGTACCATGA